The window GCTCGCCGCTCATACGAGAGAGCTTTATCCACATATGAGAGTGATCCGCACCTATACAAAAGAGCTATCCCCGAACGAGAGAGATTTCCACACTCATACGAGAGCAATCCACTTCTATACGAGAGAGTTTGTTTCTCATACGAGAGAGATCCGCATCTATACGAAAGAGCTACCCCCGAACGAGAGAGATTTCCACTCATACGAGAGCAATCCACTTCCATACGAGAGAGCCACGCCTCCATACGAGAGCCAACTACAAAATCCCAATCCCCAAAACTTAACCAACTCAGGAAATGGAAATTGTAGAATACCTGCAAATTCTCAAAATCCTATAGCCGTAGAAATGGAAATCTATATCTCAAGTAATTGGAATCTTTCTCTAGTACCTAACATATGGTGAAAGGTATAGGAAATTTGGCAGTCCCTCAATGCGACTATAGATTAATAGGAGGCTAGTTTATGAAAGAAAGAAGAAAGCTAAGACAACGGACATATAAAGCAGCACTGGCAATGGCTTTAGCAACTGGATCACTAGTAACATTGTCACCACCTAATGCATTAGCAGCAGATGTGAATGAAAAATCCTTCTCCGATGTACAAGCATCCCAGCATTTCTATGAGGCTGTGAAGAATTTGACAGCCAGAGGAATAATCTCTGGTTTTGAAGATGGCACGTTTAGACCGTCTGAAAACATTAGCAGAGCACACGCTGCCAAAATAATGGCGCTTGCTTTAGGATTAGATACAAAAAACGTAAAAAATCCTGAATTCAAAGATGTGAGCACCAGCCATCCAAACTATGAAGCGATTGCTGCGCTTGTCGAGGCTGGCGTTTTAAAAGGCTATGAAAATAATACATTCCATCCAGATGGCAATTTAACACGAGCTCAAATGGCTAAGATGCTAGTAAAAGGTTTTAAGTTTGAAGAAGAGAAGTATAGTAATCTACCGTTTGATGATGTGAAAAACAATGAATGGCATGCGAATTACATTCAAACCTTATTTGACCATAAAATTACAACCGGTAAGACGGCTAGCAAGTATGATCCAAATGCATATGTTACACGTGGACAAGCTGCTTCCTTTATTTACCGAACGGAAGCTACCAAAAAACAAGAAGCAGTTTTAATACAAAATATATCTAATAATGAACTCACAGTCTCAGATGGAACATACGCAATACCTAAAAGCTTCGCTAACATCTTAAGCGAATCCAATTTAGCAATATTGAAAGGTTCACATATAAAATACACAGTGAAAGACAAGGAAATCGATAATATTAGCTACATCGAGATACAAGCAAGCGGAACAGCTAACAACTACCTTGTACTGGATGGTAAAGGTGATAAATTTAATGGTGAACTTTCAACTAATGGCAATTTCATTACGATCAAAAACATATTATTAGCATCACTCCAAATAAAGCAAGGAACTACCTCAGTCACAGTAGATGCTAAGGTTGAAAAACTAAAAGTCCAATCGAAAAATACAAAAGTCACACTCGGCACAAATGCTAAAATCGGCGACCTTCTTCTACCAGCTGGAACACAAGCAAAAGATATCATTCCAAACTATGACAAAGTAAAGGCAAATATCGAAAAGATTAATGGCGTAGCGAACCCAGATGCCAAACCAGTGACTCCACCATCTTCTGGCGGAGGAGGAAGTGGAGGCGGAGGCGGTAACACTAATCCACCAACAAAACCAGAAGATAAAAACTTCGACTTATCTATTATGCACTTTAACGATACACATGCTCACCTGGATAATGCCGCAAAACGTGTGACAGCGGTCAATGAAGTACGTGCTGCTAAACCGAACTCATTGTTATTAGATGCAGGGGATGTTTTCTCGGGAACTCTCTATTTTAATGAATTTAAAGGACAAGCTGACTTAGAATTTATGAATTTAATGAAAGTCGATGCAATGACGTTTGGTAACCACGAATTTGATCTTGGTTCATCACCTGAAGGTCACAAAGCATTAGCAGATTTCATCAAAGCAGCGAACTTCCCGTTTGTATCTGCAAACGTCGATTTTTCAAAAGACGGTCTATTTACAGGTTTGTTCAATACTAAAATTGCGGATAAACCTGAGAAAGCCAATATTTATTCGGGAATAGTAAAGGAAGTAAATGGAGAGAAAATCGGTATCTTCGGTTTAACAACTGCCGAAACGAAAGACATTTCAAGTCCAGGTAAGATCGAGTTCTCTAACTATATCGACGATGCGAAAAAGATGGTTGCTGAGTTTGAAAAAATGGGTGTTAACAAAATCGTTGCGATCACACATATTGGCTACGACGACAATCCCGCAGTGGACAATGATATGGAACTTGCTAAAGCAGTCGAAGGTATCGATGTAATTGTCGGTGGACATAGTCATACACAACTAGACAAACCAGTTTTAGTAAGCAAAAATGCTCAGCCTACAATTATTGTGCAAGCTTACCAATATGCTGATTTCCTTGGAACATTGGATGTCACATTCGACAAAAACGGGGTTATTGTTGGACATGCAGGAAAGTTGATAAAAGTTGCGGATAAAGCTGCAGACCCTGCAGCGGCTGAAATATTAAAGAAATACTCTGATAGAATTAAAGATATATCAAACGAAGAAACTGGTGCAATTGCTGTAAATGCATTAGAAAATCCACGTTCAAATGCAAATAGTAGTAATAGTGTTCGTAGCAACGAAACGCCACTAGGAAATGTAATTACAGATGGCATGCTTAGTAAAGCAAAAGTGTACAACAAAAATGTAGTCATGGCATTCCAAAATGGTGGAGGAATTAGATCAGCGATCAATCAAGGACCTATTACAGTAGGTGAAGTGATTACCGTGCTTCCATTCGGAAATACATTAGCGACGATGGAGTTAACTGGAGCAGAAATCAAAGAAACGTTTGAAATTAGCTTCAAAGAACTTCCACGTGAAAATGGAGGATTCCTTCATGTATCAGGTGCAAAAGTAAAGTATGATTCGTCCAAGCCTGTTGGTCAACGAGTTGTATCCATTGCTTATAAAAATGCAGAAGGTAGTTACACTGAAATACAAGATACCCAGAAGTATACCATTGCAACTAACGCATTCACTGCTAAAGGTGGAGACGGCTATACGGTATTAGCAAAAGCCTACGCAGAAGGTAGAGTTACGGATCTCGGTCTATCCGATTGGGAAAATTTCAGTGAGCACCTTGTAAGTTTAGGGAACGTGGATCCAAAAGTCGAAGGACGTATTGTCGACGTGAAGGATGAAGACCCAAACAATGAATACCCAGGTGGAAATATTGACGAGGACGATTTCTCAGGCACTGTAGAAGTACCAAAAGTGTACAATGGCGACGTGACGGTTTCGGTTACAGAAGTGTCCTTCCTTGGAAATGCCATTATTAAAGGGAATTTAACTATTACAGGAAATCCCTCTAATAATATGACACTTTCTAATATTACGGTTAAAGGCAACTTGGACCTTTCGGGGCTAAACGGAGAAACCTTAGATCTTGATGGAATCATTGTGGATGGAGAGACAATTTTTTAATACCAATCACCAAGCTTTCGAATAGAAAGTAGAAAGCTTGGTAAATCAACATAATAACTTTACTAGAAATCCCTATATAAAAGGAGAATTGTATAGATGAGTAAAAGGAATTGGAAGAGGCCCATAAATGCTTTCTTATCTGCAAGTTTAGTAGCTGGTCTAGTAATTCCAGTGTTGCCATCGAAGGCTATAGCCGCTACGAATGCATCGGAGCTAATTATTTCAGAGTATATTGAAGGAAGCAGTTTTAATAAAGCAATTGAGATTTACAACGGAACAGGGGCTACAGTAGATTTAAGTGCATATACACTTGAACTTCATTCAAATGGAGCAGTTACAGCAGGAAATAAAATGACATTATCGGGAAGCTTAGATAATGATGACACATATGTAGTACATCATAAAGATGCAAATGCTGATATAAAAAGCAAAGGAAATCAAGTTGATTCGAATGTTATTAATTTCAATGGCGATGACCCTATTGTTTTAAGGAAATCAGGTGAAGTGATTGACTCTATCGGGCAGGCAAATGGTTCCAAAAATAATTTCGGTGCGGATGTTACACTAGTACGCAAAAGTTCAGTTACAGAAGGCGACAGAGTAATCGATGACGCATTCGATCCAACTGCGGAATGGACGACACTACCAAAAGACGATTCTTCCAATTTAGGCTCTCACACAATGGATATTGGTGGCACGGATCCGGGAGAAACTCAAGTAGAAACTGTAACAGTTTCTATCCCTTCATCGACTGTACCAGTAGGCACAGAAATTACATTATCGACTAACACGGAAGAAGCTTCCATTTACTATACGACAGATGGATCTGATCCGTCTGATTCAAGTATTAAATATGAAACTCCAATTGTTATCGACAAAGACATGACGATTAAAGCAATTGCAATAAAAGAAGGCTATGTAAACAGTCAAATTTCTACATTCTCCTATACGGTGATAAGTGAAACTGGAGCATTGACCATTGCAGAAGCACGAAATACAGCTCTTGGAGAAACCGTTACTGTTAAAGGGATAGTAGCTGCAAACTTGAAAAATTCCATTTCAGTTCAAGATGCGACAGGCGGTATCGCAATACGTCCGACAAGTATAGCTGCAACTGTAGGTGATGAAGTAACGCTTACTGGGAAATTAGCGGAATTCCGTGGACTTCTTCAATTAGACGGTGCAACGATTGTTGCAAAGACTGAAAATGTAGGTGCTCCAACTCCTAAGGTTGTAACAGGAGCGGAAGTGAACGAAAACAATGAATCACTTCTTGTCCAAGCAAAACAAATTACACTAACTGCAGTAAATGCAGGAAACTATACAGCAACAGATGGAACGACAGAGTTCATCGTTCGAGATGAAAACAACTCATTGGGTTTAATTGTAGGTAATACGTACGAATCCATTACTGGTATTGTGCAACAATTTGACGCAGCTTATCAAATTATCCCTCGCTCAGTTTCAGATATTGTGGCGGATAGCTCCATCATACAACCTGTTATAGCAAACCCGGGAAGTGGAACTTTTGTTGGAAGCACAACAGTTACATTATCCACAACTACGGCAAATTCGGAAATTTTTTACACAGTGGATGGAAAAGATCCAATTGAATTTGGTGTAAAATATGCATCTCCGATTACTATCACAAAAAATTCAACACTTAAAGCAGTCGTAAAAACACAAGATGGTACTTTTAGTGAAGTAAAATCATTCGAATATACAATTACAGATAGTCTTCAAATTCATGATATCCAAGGAGCAGGACACTTCACATCTTTTGACAATAAGACAGTAGAGGGCATTCAAGGAGTTGTTACTTACTCGTTCTTATTAAATGGTGCAACCTACTATCATATCCAAACACCGGATGAGTTAGCGGATACGAATCCTAATACTTCTGAAGCCATTGTACTTTACAGCGGAACAAACACATGGCCGATTAAAGTAGGAGATTTAGTATCAGTCACTGGGAGAGTAAGTGAATTTGCATATGACGGATATACTGATCGTCAAACAACTGATTTGAAAACTACGCAAATCAATGTTCGAAATGACCAAGGTGGAAAAGTCGAAGTCATTAAAAGTGGCGTAGCTTTACCAGCTCCGATCTTAATCGATGAAACTAAAATGTCTCTCGCTAAAATTGATAGCGACAATCTTACTGTTTTCAATCCGACGGTAGATGCAATCGATTTCTGGGAAAGTATCGAAGGAATGCGCGTGCAAGTCGGAAATGTGAAAGCGGTAGCGCCTCAAGAGCATGGCGATTTGATCACCGTTTTGGAAAACGCTCCAACGAACTCCCTTCATGGCGGGGTTTTATATGAAAAGGATAATCAAAATCCAAATCGCGTGCAATTCCGTTTAGAGCCAAATGGACCTGGTCGTGATTTCGAAGTAGCAACTGGAGACAAATTTAAAGGACCGATAACGGGAGTGGTAGGCTATTCATTCCAAAACTTTAAAATCTATGTCTCTTTAAATGAAATGAAAGCTGCTCATACAAAAGGAACTGCAACACCGGAAAAAACAACAATTGTAAAAGCAGAAGATAAGTTAACAATTGCTTCTTATAACTTAGAAAACTTCTCGAATAACAAAACATCCACAACAGATGACAAAGCACGTAAATTAGCAAGAGCAATTGCTTCGGATATGCAAGCTCCTGACATTGTAGGTGTAACAGAGGTACAGGATAATAATGGTGAAGGTACTGGAGACTCAAGAGCGGACCAAAGTTATAGCAGACTAATCGCTGCAATTAGTGCTGCCGGTGGACCAACCTATAAATATGTAAATATTGACCCAGTAAACAATCAAGACGGCGGAGCACCAAATGCTAATATTCGTGTTGGGTTCCTTTATAATCCAGAACGAGTAAAGTTGACAGAAGGTATTTCTGCTGGAAATGCGACTAATGCGGTTGGTTACAAAGATGGTAAGCTAACACTTAACCCAGGTCGTATCGATCCATCGAATAGTGCATTTAACAGCAGCCGTAAACCTTTAGCAGCACAATTTGATTTTAAAGGTGAAAGCGTCGTCGTTATTGCGAATCATTGGAACTCTAAAACTGGTGATACACCATTATTCGGATCCATCCAACCACCAAAATACGACAGTGAAATCCAACGTAAAAAAATTGCAAAAATTGTTTCTGACTTTGTTGTAGATATTAAAACGAAAAACCCAGATGCAAACGTTGTATCTTTAGGTGACTTCAACGATTATCAATTTGCCGATTCCCTTTTAATTCACGAAGGTGAAAACATGACAAACATGATTAACAAAGTGGAGACGTCAGATCGATACACATACCTATATCAAGGAAACTCACAAGTACTAGATCATATTTTAGTCACTAAAAACTTAGAAAATAAAACGAAAATCGACATTCTTCATATCAATGCAGACTTTACCGATATGGCAGGACGGGCAAGTGACCATGATCCAGTAATGGTACAAATTGATATTTTAGCAGATGATGTTGTTACACCGATTACAGCTGAAAAAACATACAACATCAAAAATCTTCAAACAAAGAAACTAACTATTGGCAAACCTAGCGTTTCTATCACACTTGACGATGCATCAGAAATCACAGAAGGCATTCTATTCACAGGTAATTATGCAGAATTCCATGGAGAAGGCTTTGCAGAGCAAACTGTAACGATTAAACCAGAAAAAGCTGGCGCGATTATGGATTTCAAAGGTACCAATGTCCAAAAAGTGATTATTAATGGAACAAACGTAAAAGAAATAAGAGGCGCTGAAAATATTCAAGAATTTG is drawn from Psychrobacillus sp. INOP01 and contains these coding sequences:
- a CDS encoding endonuclease; translated protein: MSKRNWKRPINAFLSASLVAGLVIPVLPSKAIAATNASELIISEYIEGSSFNKAIEIYNGTGATVDLSAYTLELHSNGAVTAGNKMTLSGSLDNDDTYVVHHKDANADIKSKGNQVDSNVINFNGDDPIVLRKSGEVIDSIGQANGSKNNFGADVTLVRKSSVTEGDRVIDDAFDPTAEWTTLPKDDSSNLGSHTMDIGGTDPGETQVETVTVSIPSSTVPVGTEITLSTNTEEASIYYTTDGSDPSDSSIKYETPIVIDKDMTIKAIAIKEGYVNSQISTFSYTVISETGALTIAEARNTALGETVTVKGIVAANLKNSISVQDATGGIAIRPTSIAATVGDEVTLTGKLAEFRGLLQLDGATIVAKTENVGAPTPKVVTGAEVNENNESLLVQAKQITLTAVNAGNYTATDGTTEFIVRDENNSLGLIVGNTYESITGIVQQFDAAYQIIPRSVSDIVADSSIIQPVIANPGSGTFVGSTTVTLSTTTANSEIFYTVDGKDPIEFGVKYASPITITKNSTLKAVVKTQDGTFSEVKSFEYTITDSLQIHDIQGAGHFTSFDNKTVEGIQGVVTYSFLLNGATYYHIQTPDELADTNPNTSEAIVLYSGTNTWPIKVGDLVSVTGRVSEFAYDGYTDRQTTDLKTTQINVRNDQGGKVEVIKSGVALPAPILIDETKMSLAKIDSDNLTVFNPTVDAIDFWESIEGMRVQVGNVKAVAPQEHGDLITVLENAPTNSLHGGVLYEKDNQNPNRVQFRLEPNGPGRDFEVATGDKFKGPITGVVGYSFQNFKIYVSLNEMKAAHTKGTATPEKTTIVKAEDKLTIASYNLENFSNNKTSTTDDKARKLARAIASDMQAPDIVGVTEVQDNNGEGTGDSRADQSYSRLIAAISAAGGPTYKYVNIDPVNNQDGGAPNANIRVGFLYNPERVKLTEGISAGNATNAVGYKDGKLTLNPGRIDPSNSAFNSSRKPLAAQFDFKGESVVVIANHWNSKTGDTPLFGSIQPPKYDSEIQRKKIAKIVSDFVVDIKTKNPDANVVSLGDFNDYQFADSLLIHEGENMTNMINKVETSDRYTYLYQGNSQVLDHILVTKNLENKTKIDILHINADFTDMAGRASDHDPVMVQIDILADDVVTPITAEKTYNIKNLQTKKLTIGKPSVSITLDDASEITEGILFTGNYAEFHGEGFAEQTVTIKPEKAGAIMDFKGTNVQKVIINGTNVKEIRGAENIQEFEFINGADSKNIKITNSKGEPIVVPSLPGENQAPVVKKSIPSQTVKTGESISILLTDHFADPENQVLTFSSTLGTIEGSTLKLKLTEGSHIVGVTATDGEKSVTTSFSVLVTSASSPSDDYYKDAIGKEGQALKAALHEIIDDHTQLSYDQVWEALRETDEDPNNTNNVILFYSGVSRSKNANGGNVGQWNREHTWAKSHGNFGTSKGPGTDVHHLRPTDVQVNSSRGNLDFDNGGSPINNCDECKRSSNSFEPPNRVKGDVARILFYMATRYEQGDKVDLELNEKLGNGSAPYHGKLSTLLKWHEQDPVDEFERNRNNIIQKWQGNRNPFIDHPEWATSIWN